A window of the Mesotoga prima MesG1.Ag.4.2 genome harbors these coding sequences:
- a CDS encoding phosphatase PAP2 family protein has protein sequence MWDALNQIELSVMDSLNAVMSGQFMDLFLSFMLFLERGALVWILLTVFLLLDKKYRRAGYMTSLGLGISLLIAFVIFKPVFGRLRPLEFIEGYTIIFPIPETYSFPSSPVAVAFAYTAVLWNSVKMLRVPLALLSSLIALAEVYVYFSYFSDVIAGALIGIACGILTVWLFDKYTIIKPERNDKSDSLE, from the coding sequence ATGTGGGATGCGCTTAATCAGATTGAGCTTTCGGTTATGGATTCGCTTAATGCAGTTATGTCTGGACAGTTTATGGATCTCTTTCTCTCGTTCATGCTGTTTCTCGAGAGGGGAGCCTTAGTATGGATCCTGCTTACGGTCTTTCTCCTCCTAGATAAGAAATACCGTAGGGCAGGTTATATGACTTCGCTGGGACTCGGTATAAGTTTACTGATTGCCTTCGTTATCTTTAAGCCCGTTTTCGGGCGGCTGCGGCCGCTCGAGTTTATCGAGGGGTATACTATCATCTTTCCAATTCCCGAGACTTATTCCTTTCCGTCTTCTCCGGTTGCCGTCGCTTTTGCCTACACTGCAGTCTTATGGAACAGCGTCAAAATGCTCAGGGTCCCGCTAGCTCTACTTTCTTCTCTAATAGCTCTGGCAGAGGTTTACGTCTATTTCAGCTATTTCTCGGATGTTATTGCCGGTGCCCTTATCGGTATAGCATGCGGAATTCTCACCGTATGGCTCTTCGATAAGTACACTATTATCAAGCCCGAGAGAAACGACAAGTCTGACAGCTTAGAGTAA
- a CDS encoding tyrosine-protein phosphatase, with amino-acid sequence MLKRGFLLGVFVVLSALMLAGIVGAVAEIDKYGNVHTNIPMEAVVYAAIEAGDLVYVTMGTTTIMVPFVTTYGDVDRGKPLARYSDDHVLLAINYGNFAKTYGLEVGSPVYMGLVEKGAYKDELEIRHLVRSDVREDYASDEIFANFREITLGDIAPGKLYRCSHPSIDDPRAPYASALIEQAGIKTVINLSDSDEELASNLEYSEYYKSISEAGNLINLNMGVDPLADDFAKKLGEGLRFMIAHEPPYLIHCVEGKDRAGIASALLGAIMNAKTDEIYADYVKSYENYYNVVPGTAAYEAVRKIIVDLFVIMNDGNPVDDLNVKSVALDYLTKKAGLSYTEIAAIQDILR; translated from the coding sequence ATGCTTAAAAGAGGGTTTTTACTGGGTGTATTTGTGGTTCTGTCAGCTTTGATGCTAGCCGGAATCGTTGGTGCAGTAGCTGAAATTGATAAGTACGGTAACGTTCATACTAATATCCCGATGGAAGCAGTTGTTTACGCCGCTATTGAAGCGGGAGATCTGGTTTACGTAACGATGGGAACGACCACTATCATGGTTCCGTTCGTGACCACATACGGTGATGTCGACAGAGGGAAGCCGCTTGCGAGATATTCCGACGATCATGTTCTTCTTGCGATCAACTATGGCAATTTTGCGAAGACTTATGGACTGGAAGTTGGAAGTCCCGTCTATATGGGTCTAGTCGAGAAGGGGGCTTACAAGGATGAGCTGGAGATAAGACATCTTGTGAGAAGCGACGTAAGGGAAGATTACGCGAGCGATGAGATTTTCGCGAACTTCAGAGAGATTACCCTCGGAGATATTGCTCCAGGTAAGCTTTACAGATGCTCCCATCCCTCGATAGACGATCCCAGGGCTCCGTACGCATCGGCTCTTATCGAGCAGGCCGGTATCAAGACTGTCATCAATCTCTCCGACTCGGATGAAGAGCTCGCATCAAATCTTGAATACTCGGAGTACTACAAGTCCATCAGCGAGGCCGGCAACCTAATCAATTTGAATATGGGTGTCGATCCTCTCGCAGACGACTTTGCGAAGAAGCTCGGAGAAGGCCTTAGATTCATGATAGCTCACGAGCCTCCGTACCTGATTCACTGTGTCGAAGGCAAGGATAGGGCCGGAATCGCATCTGCTCTGCTTGGCGCAATCATGAACGCCAAGACCGACGAGATCTATGCCGATTATGTCAAGTCTTACGAGAACTACTATAATGTAGTACCGGGAACCGCAGCTTACGAAGCAGTAAGAAAGATCATCGTTGATCTCTTCGTTATAATGAACGACGGCAATCCCGTCGACGATCTCAACGTGAAGAGCGTTGCTTTAGACTACCTGACGAAGAAGGCCGGTCTCTCTTACACCGAGATCGCTGCAATTCAGGATATTCTTAGATAG
- the ltrA gene encoding group II intron reverse transcriptase/maturase: MRSYEIPKKVVLEAFKKVKENRGAEGIDEVSLEEFEADLDNNLYKIWNRMTSGSYFPPPVKAIEIEKKSGGKRVLGIPTVGDRVAQMVAKIYLNPLVDPYFHKDSYGYREGKSAIDTLEVTRQRCWQYDWVLEFDIKGLFDNIDHELLMRAVKKHVKIPWLILYIERWLKAPFMQANGRVEERSKGTPQGGVISPVLANLFMHYAFDKWMERTHPDKPFARYADDGVIHCRTLEEARLLLESLKERMEECKLKLHPEKTRIVYCKDDKRKGEYPNTSFDFLGYTFRVRSCKARNGRIFYSFTPAVSEQAKKAMRQKIRRMRLQTKSYLSIEELSERINPVIRGWINYYGHFRRFEMYTVLSQLNKALVQWVRNKYKKRRGRTKAGKWLETLARREPRLFVHWTMGIFYTAG, from the coding sequence ATGAGGTCGTATGAAATCCCCAAGAAAGTAGTACTGGAAGCATTCAAGAAAGTGAAAGAGAACAGAGGGGCAGAAGGAATAGACGAGGTAAGCCTGGAAGAGTTCGAAGCCGATCTTGACAACAATCTCTACAAGATTTGGAATCGAATGACCTCGGGCAGTTACTTTCCACCTCCAGTAAAAGCTATAGAGATAGAAAAGAAGAGTGGAGGAAAGAGAGTACTGGGAATCCCCACAGTGGGGGACAGAGTAGCCCAGATGGTAGCCAAAATCTATCTCAATCCCCTGGTAGATCCATACTTCCATAAGGACTCCTACGGATACAGGGAGGGAAAGTCAGCGATAGATACCCTTGAAGTAACGAGGCAGAGATGCTGGCAGTATGACTGGGTACTGGAATTCGACATTAAAGGACTGTTCGACAACATAGACCATGAACTACTAATGAGGGCAGTCAAGAAACATGTGAAGATTCCATGGCTAATACTCTACATAGAGAGATGGCTGAAAGCACCCTTTATGCAAGCGAATGGAAGAGTCGAAGAGAGGAGCAAGGGAACGCCACAGGGAGGGGTAATAAGCCCTGTACTGGCTAACCTCTTCATGCATTACGCCTTCGACAAGTGGATGGAGAGAACTCATCCGGATAAGCCCTTTGCCAGATACGCAGATGATGGAGTGATACACTGTAGAACTCTGGAGGAAGCCCGGCTTCTTCTTGAAAGTCTCAAAGAAAGAATGGAAGAATGCAAACTAAAGCTTCATCCAGAGAAGACCCGTATTGTCTACTGCAAAGACGATAAAAGGAAGGGCGAGTATCCAAATACAAGCTTTGACTTTCTAGGATACACCTTCAGAGTCCGTAGCTGCAAAGCCAGAAACGGGAGGATCTTCTACAGCTTCACCCCTGCAGTGAGTGAACAGGCAAAGAAGGCGATGAGACAGAAGATCCGGAGAATGAGACTTCAAACCAAGTCATACCTGAGTATTGAAGAACTCTCAGAAAGAATCAACCCGGTAATAAGAGGTTGGATAAACTACTATGGACACTTTCGCAGATTTGAGATGTATACAGTACTGAGTCAACTTAACAAAGCCTTAGTTCAGTGGGTAAGAAACAAGTACAAGAAAAGGAGAGGTCGTACAAAAGCGGGTAAATGGCTAGAAACTCTTGCTCGCAGGGAGCCTCGTCTATTTGTACACTGGACAATGGGGATATTCTATACGGCTGGATAA